In Camelina sativa cultivar DH55 chromosome 13, Cs, whole genome shotgun sequence, the genomic window TCACCAGGACATCTCTTTTGCCGTCCAACAAGTCTGCTTATTTATGCATGATCCACGTGAGATTCATTTTAAAGCACTTAAACGTATTCTTCGGTATGTTAAAGGCACGCTTGACTTTGGACTCCAGCTATATCCAACCACATCCACTGGTTTAGTTGCTTAcactgatgctgattgggcgGGCTGTCCTACGACCCGACGCTCCACTTCAGGCTACTGCATCTTCCACGGTGACAAGCTCATTTCATGGTCTGCCAAGCGCCTGCACACCGTCTCCCATTCCAGTGCTGAAGCTGAGTATAGAGGCGTTGCCAATGCGACTGCGGGGGAGTGATAGACAAGGGATTACATAATATTCTGTTTCCATATGTGTGTGATATTACTTGCACAACATTCATCCACACTTGTATATATACGTGACATAATATAATGAGAAGGGCATTGAGTTTTCCTTTGTAACATGGTGTCAGAgctctaataaaaaaataaaaaacatcgccgcctctttcttcttcctcctcctctcgtTCCCCTTCTCTCGTTACTCTTTCTCTTCACAAACTCTgtttttactctctcttttattctctctgttTAACTCGTTTTTCCGATGGCTCAACCGGCTCACAAAGGTTTCACCGTGACTCATATTAAGTCACACATCCCCATTGTACTCGATATGCAAAAAATGAATTACGATGCTTGGCGTGAGCTTTTCAAAACTCATTGCTACAGCTTCGGTGTTTATGGTCATCTCGATGGAAATTCAAAAACGTTTTAAAAtctgttaaaaacaaaattaaaatattttcgaAACCTTGTAAAAATTTTGTAGAAAACTAGAAATCTttgtttaaatcttttaaattcttataaaaccttgtaaaagtaaaaccttctcaaaatattttaaaatctatttaaaaccttataaaaaaaccttcttaaagctttttaaaaccatataaaatcttataaaaaaaccttgtaaaacttttttttaacctaTTTCATTTCGTTTTGGTctagaaaaattatttcattttgcTTTGGTCTAAACCCTGTAAAAGtattcaaaaccttttaaaatatatttcatttccctttgattttaagaaatttcgGTTTGATGACGTAAAGGAGTTTAATACCAGTCGTTAGATCTTAAAGAACTCTCCAGACAGAGTGATTAGAGTTAATCCTAGCCGTCGCTTCAACCTTTCTTTGTTCTATTTTAAACCGGGTACGTATTTAAATAATGtcttgaattttggttttttgctCGATTTAAAAAGCatgtttttaaaagataaaaaaaggcATAAGCTTaagttgatacaaaaaaaatgtcatagGTCTCTGATAGATTCAAGCCATAGAAATAACAAGACAGAGCTTGTAACCTAAACATATTATTACCAGAACTTGAAAATGTTCTCTCTTACCATGACAAAGCACAGAAAGACTATCTTACTTACTCTGATAGAGTTTCTTTGAGCTCACCACTCTCACTTAGCTCCATAATGATATCACATCCTCCAATTAGCTCCCCTTTGTAGTAAAGCTGAGGAAAAGTTGGCCAGTTTGAGAAATTCTTAATCCCTTGCCTAACTTCTTCATCAGTCAAGATATCAAACGATCCGAAATTCACGTTTACTCCTCTGAGTGATTTCACAACTTTGGAGCTAAATCCGCATTTCGGTTCATCTGGTGAGCCTTTCATGAACAGCATCACTTCCGAGGAGTTTATCAACGCCTTCAATCTATCTTCAAGACTCTGTTCTCCAGTGATCCCTTTCTCAGACAAAACCTTTTTCAGTTCACCGCTCTTTTGCATCTCCAAGACAATGTCTGACCCACCCATAAGCTCGCCTTTCACGTAGAGCTGAGGATAGCTCGACCAGTTTGAATACACTTTAAGCCCTTGACGAACTTGGTCATCTAAGAGTATATCGAAACTCCCAAACTCGATTTTCTCTTGGTTGAGAATTTCAACCACTTTCCCACTAAACCCACACTTTGGTTCTTCCGGTCTTCCTTTCATAAACAGCATAACTGGTTTGGAATTGACCAGACCTTCAAGCCGAGCCCGGAGGGTCTCACTTAAGCCCGTGTTGCCTGAACTTACCGCTCCTCCTTTTCCAGCTTCATTCTGACTTGCTTTTGAACCAACTGAAGTGATACTAAGATCTTTGAAAGCTTCTTTTAATTCACCACTCTCATGCATCGCTATTGCGATATCAGCTCCACCAAGAAGCTCTCCGTTGCAGTACAGCTGAGGAAACGTTGGCCAGTTAGAGAATTTCTTCAAACCCTCTCTCACTTCGTTGTCTGAAAGTATGTCAAAGCTCCCGAACTCAACCTTCTCCTCTTTCAATATGTCAACTACTTTCCTGCTAAACCCGCACCTAGGCTCCTCAGGAGTACCTTTCATGAATAACATGACAGGGTGAGAATTAGTGAGTTTTTCCAAACGATTCTTGAGAGCATCGGAGGCAGATACAGGCTGAGCACGGTCTTGTACAGTAGCTTTCGCATTCTCTTTCACAGTTTCAAGAATCGTTGGGCCAGCAGCCAAACCTAAGCTAGCAGGAGCAGCAGGCTCCGCAGAAGTACTAGAACCAGCAACTTTGCCAACCTTATTAGCTAAACTTGATGGATCTGCCCCTTCAAGTGTATCCACAGTTTTGCCATCCTTCAATAAGAGGAAAAGAAACGAATTCACAGTCAGGATGAGTACCAACTTTCAGAACAACCACTACAGAGCAGTGACAAAGATTCAAGCTTTGAACAAACTCTCAATGCTATAAAGACAGAAAATTGCAACCAAACAAAGAATGAACAAGTATGATTGAATCAAGTAGTACTGCTAATAATCTCTGCTTCCAACTCAGGAGCTAGATTGTTAAGggaaccaaacaaaacaaaacaaagaatcatATAAGTATGATTGCATCAAGGAGTACTGCTAATCATGTCTTCTTCCAACTCTAAAGCTAGAATGTTTGTggaatcatcttctttttctaccAGATTAGCTAATCAGGTTTAAGTAATCtaaccaatcaaaacaaaaaccctaaatcctaaacattcGATCAAATCATAGGAAATAAGAAACCCATAAATCTACCTTGAAGAAGACGAAATAGGGCACAGCAGCAACAGAGTAAGCCTCAGATATCTCAGGATGCTCCTCAGCTTCGACCTATATAAGAAGAAACCGtcaaaaaaaaccattgaaagagaataaaagaatttgattggtaagaaagagagaataaaagagaCGAACCCTAAAGAAGTGAGCACGAGGGAAATCGGTAGCGAGATGAGAGAAAACTTGATCCATCTGCTTTGAAGCGTCACACCAAGAAGCCCAGAAGTGAAGCACTAATGGTGCGCCGCTCTGCCGCAAGTTATCAAGCTCCGCCTTTGATGCGACATCCTTCACCGTACCACTCATCTTCCAATAGCAAAGAGATGAATCTTCTTCGACGaaggaacgagagagagagagagagagagagagagagagagagagttctgtaagaaaaaaagaaaaaagtacttaaggttttttttaatgtgatgCTCATTCATTAgtttacaatatttatttagttaccCTCTCAATCTATTAAACCTTACGAATAAGGATACTAATTAGAGATATTTCTGATATCAACCCTCCTCGAattggattattattaaaacatatattctatttttttcttagaaaaacTGTCAAATACTCTGTTTTGCGCAGAGAGGGCTAGACGAAATTGTCTCCCATGCCCATGGAAACAAAGTACTGTTTCGTTACAAGATCTCACTCTCTCACACATACAAGTATACATTGTTTGAAACTTGTTCTAACAAATTAACAATTACATTAATGATAAAATGATTCGTCTCCCGTACACACATATGCTGATGATATGCAAAAAGACTTGTTCTATAAAATTGAATCCTCACTGTCTTCGCTCATTGTTCATCTTCTCTCACTAGTCACTGGAACTCTGTCTGGAAGACCTATATTGGGTTTCAACGCAGCGATACTTGTGAGGAGAATGTCAGTTTCTTCTAGAAGAAGGTTCGTTTTTGTCAACATGATCATGTCCATTTTGCAAGAAGTAGAATCACTTTCAACAACGAGAAAAGTTTGTTTTTCAATATCCTGATAGGTTTATATGACTGTTGCGGTTGGAAACATCACATGCACATGATCAGAAGGGGTTGCATATCACAAAGCCTACAAATAGTTTTGAGACAATATTGttctaacaaattatttttgaattttaaattccTCTAATTAAATCTCCATTCAAttgatatcaataatattatatcCAAATTTGGTCCGTTGATGATCAAATGCGAAGTGATAATCTACATTATAC contains:
- the LOC109128401 gene encoding uncharacterized protein LOC109128401, which codes for MTHCNPCTTPADTHTKLEAAVGPSVANPTLYRSLAGTLQYLTFTHQDISFAVQQVCLFMHDPREIHFKALKRILRYVKGTLDFGLQLYPTTSTGLVAYTDADWAGCPTTRRSTSGYCIFHGDKLISWSAKRLHTVSHSSAEAEYRGVANATAGE
- the LOC104737354 gene encoding monothiol glutaredoxin-S17, whose amino-acid sequence is MSGTVKDVASKAELDNLRQSGAPLVLHFWASWCDASKQMDQVFSHLATDFPRAHFFRVEAEEHPEISEAYSVAAVPYFVFFKDGKTVDTLEGADPSSLANKVGKVAGSSTSAEPAAPASLGLAAGPTILETVKENAKATVQDRAQPVSASDALKNRLEKLTNSHPVMLFMKGTPEEPRCGFSRKVVDILKEEKVEFGSFDILSDNEVREGLKKFSNWPTFPQLYCNGELLGGADIAIAMHESGELKEAFKDLSITSVGSKASQNEAGKGGAVSSGNTGLSETLRARLEGLVNSKPVMLFMKGRPEEPKCGFSGKVVEILNQEKIEFGSFDILLDDQVRQGLKVYSNWSSYPQLYVKGELMGGSDIVLEMQKSGELKKVLSEKGITGEQSLEDRLKALINSSEVMLFMKGSPDEPKCGFSSKVVKSLRGVNVNFGSFDILTDEEVRQGIKNFSNWPTFPQLYYKGELIGGCDIIMELSESGELKETLSE